The segment TCTGGGAAGCGAGTTGGTAGCAGGCCTCCACGTTGACGCCGCTCGCGGAGAGGCTCTCGCAGAGCCGTCCGAGCACACCCGGTACGCCGCGGGTCCTCACGGTCACGAGCTCGTTCACGCGGTAGGCGCGGTTCGCGTTCTTGAGCCAGTTCTCGGTCTTCGTTACGTCGCCGGTCGTCGTGACGAAGCGGAAGGTCCCGAACTCGCCCTGCGGCTGGATCGAGAAACCGATGATGTTGATGTTCGCGCTTCCCAACGCCTTCGCCACCGGGGCGAGGGTCCCTGGCTTGTTCTCAAACGAAATGACGAATTCGCTGCTCATTGTGCCGACTTCATGGTTCATGCTTTTCACTCCGGCCTCATGACGCGACAACGCGCTCTTGCGGAAGCCTAGGCCGAGGCTTGCGGCTGCAAGCCGCCCCTTGCGCGGCGTGGAATCGACGGCCCGAAGGCGTCCGCGTTGTGAGAAAGCCGCGCCAAGGCAGCGCGGTGATTCGTCCAGTATCGCCGCGGAAGCCCCGCGCAGACTCGGGCCCCGCCCTATGCCTCTTGTTGCAATGCGCGCCCGGAAACTGCCGCCAACACCAAACCGCGATCGCACCCGAATAGCCCCGTCTGGATTCGAACCAGAGCCAAGGCACCCTTTTTGCTCGCCCCGGCTCGCAAAAAGCGCGCCCGGAAACCGCCGCCAACACCAAACCGCGACCGCGCCCGAATAGCCCCGTCTGGATTCGAACCAGAGTCAAGAGATCCAGAGTCTCCTATGATTGGCCGCTACACCACGGGGCTGATTTCCACCCAATTATTCTTCTGCCCCGGGGCGCGGGTGACGACCGACAGGGAGTCACCCAGCGCCACGGGGCTTCCAAAACGAGACCTCGTGGGGTTGTTTGCACCCCGCCGGCAACGTGCCAGCGAACCGGAGCCGTACAATCAGGCCATCCGCTGATTCCGCGCCGCCTCTTTAACCTTTCTTCGTTGGAGGCAACGGCCCCGCCTCGAGCCACCCTTTGAGCGACCTCAAAGTGAAGTCGCCTTCCTTTGCGGCCCGGATGGCCGAGACGGCGGCGGTCGCCGCGCTCATCGTCGTGATGAACGGGATCTGGAGCTCGACGGCGAGGCGGCGCATCATGTAGCCGTCGCGTCGGGCACCTCGCGAAAGGGTCGGCGTGTTGATGATGAGGCTGACCTTCCCCGAACGCATGAGATCAAGGACGTCCGGGCTTTTTCGCTCGCTGATGCGCCACACCGTCTCGCATGGGATGCCGAAGTCGCGCAAGTACGTGGCCGTCCCCTTCGTGGCGGCCACCTGGAAGCCCATCTCCGCGAGTTCCTTCGTGAGGGGGAGTACCTTGTTCTTGTCCTCGTCGCGGACCGTCACATAGACGCGGCCGGCCAATGGGAGCTTGTTGTACGCCGATTCCATCGCCTTGTAATATGCGCGTTGGAAGTCCGCATCGATGCCCATGACCTCGCCCGTGGATTTCATCTCAGGGCCGAGGATGCTGTCCACCCCGACGAGCTTCTGGAACGGGAAGACACTCGCTTTCACCGCGACGAGGCTACCGGAGACGGGGCGAAGGTCGAGGTCTTTGAGCTTCGCCCCGAGCATGAGCCGGGTCGCGATGCGGGCGAGCGGGATGCCGGCGGCCTTGCTCACGAACGGAACGGTCCTGCTTGCGCGCGGGTTCGCCTCGAGGATGTAGACCTTGCCGTCTTTCACGGCGTATTGTATGTTCATGAGGCCGACGACGCCAAGTTCGGTTGCGATCCGCTCCGTGTAGAGCTTGATCGTGGACATGATCTCGCGGCTCAATGTCTGCGGCGGGAGCACCATCGTCGCGTCGCCCGAATGGACGCCGGCCTCCTCCACGTGCTCCAGTGTCCCGCCGATGAACGTGTTCGTCCCGTCGCACAACGCATCCACATCCACCTCGATCGCATTGTCGAGGTACTTGTCTACGAGGATGGGGTGCGCCTTGCTGACCTTGACCGCCTCCCTCATGTAGTCCTGCAAGTCGCTCTCATCGTAGACTATCTCCATCGCCCGCCCGCCGAGGACGTAAGAGGGGCGGACAAGGACAGGGTAGCCGATGCGCGTCGCGAGGTCCTTCACTTCCTCGAAGTTCCGGCCGACGCCGCCTCTTGGTTGCGGGATCTTGAGCTTCTCCATGGCGACGTTGAACTTCTCGCGATCCTCCGCGGCGTCGATGGATTCGGGTGGTGTGCCGAGGACTTGGCAGGCCAACTTGTGGCGTTTGATCGCCGCCGCGAGCGGCATCGCCAGGTTCACCGAGGTCTGGCCCCCGAACTGGAGTATGACGCCTTCCGGCCTCTCGCGCATGATGACGTGGAGGACGTCTTCGAGGGTGAGGGGCTCGAAGTAGAGGCGTGTCGACGTGTCGAAATCCGTCGACACCGTCTCGGGGTTGTTGTTCATCATGATGGCCTCGAGGCCCATTGAGCGCACCTCTTTGGCCGCGTGGACGCAGGCGTAATCGAACTCTATCCCCTGGCCGATCCTTATCGGCCCGCTTCCGATGATGAGGATGCGCCGGCCGCCGGTCTTTGGCAACTCGTCGCCGGATTCGTACGTCGAATAGTAGTAGGGCGTGTTTGCGGCGAATTCGGCCGCGCAAGTGTCCACCATCTTGAAAGTCGGCACCGTTCCGGAGGAGAACCGCATGTCACGCACGTCGTCTTCCGACTTTCCCGTGAGTTCGGATATCCGCTCGTCCGAGACGCCGAGGAGCTTCGCCGCGCGTAGGCTGCCCGCATCGAGACGTTTGCCGACCGCTTCCTCCGCTTCGACGATGTTCGTCAACTTGTCCACGAAGAAAGGATCATAGGAGGAGAGGTCGCAAATGCGGTCGACACTCCACCCGCGCCGCAAGCCTTCCGCGGCGCAGTAGAGCCGGATGTCGCCTGGGACCCGAAGCTCGCGTTCCAGTTCCGCGTCGGTGAAGGGGGGGCATTCGAGGCCTGTTCGCGACGTTTCGAGGCTCCGGATGGCCTTCGAAAGGCTCTCCTCGATGGTGCGGCCGATGGCCATCACTTCACCGGTGGATTTCATCTGTGTCCCAAGCCTGCGGTCGATGGTGCGGAACTTGTCGAACGGCCACCGTGGGATCTTGGTTATGACGTAATCGAGGGCCGGTTCGAAGCTCGCCGGCGTGTCTCCTGTGACTGGGTTCTTGATCTCGTCGAGGCGCATCCCGACGGCGATCTTCGCGGCGACACGGGCGATCGGGTAACCGGTGGCCTTGCTAGCAAGTGCCGAGGATCGGGAGACACGCGGGTTCACCTCTATGACACGGTAATCACCGGTCTTTGGATCGACGGCGAACTGCACGTTGCAGCCGCCCTCGATCTTCAACGCCCGGATTATCTTGATGGCGGCCGAGCGGAGCTTCTGGTGATCGACATCGGAAAGCGTCTGTGCAGGAGCGACCACGATGGATTCGCCGGTGTGTATCCCCATCGCGTCGATGTTCTCCATGTTGCAGATGATGACGCAGTTGTCGGCCCCGTCGCGCACGACCTCGTACTCGAACTCCTGCCAACCGAGCACCGATTCCTCGATGAGGACCTGGCCGATGCGTGAATACACGAGTCCGCGGCCCGCAATCTCCGCGAGTTCGTCTTCGCCGTAGGCGATGCCGCCGCCTGTGCCGCCGAGCGTGAACGCAGGGCGGACGAGCACCGGGTATTTGCCAAGGAGTTTCGCGGCCGCCACCGCCTCCTTCACGGTCTTCACCGCATGGGCCAAGGGGACGGGCTCTCCTATCTCCTCCATCGTCCTCTTGAATAGGTCGCGGTCTTCCGACTTTGCTATCGCGTCGGGCTGGGTGCCAAGGAGTTCGACGCCGTACTCCTTCAGGACACCCTGTTCGAAGAGTTCGGAGCAGAGGTTCAATGCCGTCTGGCCGCCCATGCCGCTCATGATGCCTTGCGGCCGCTCCTTCTCGATGATGCGCGAGATGGATTCGACCGTCAGAGGCTCGATGTAGACGACGTCCCCGGTCTCAAGATCGGTCTGGATAGTCGCCGGGTTACTGTTGACTATCACCGTCGCGTAGCCCTCCTCCCGGAGCGACAGTGACGCTTGACTTCCCGAGAAATCGAACTCGGCGGCCTGGCCGATGACGATGGGGCCGGAGCCAATGATCATGATCTTCTTGAGGTCGGTCCGTTTCGGCAAGTTATTGCGGCCTCCAAGGATACTTGAAGAGGGCGAGCACCACTAAGGCGCGCCCCCCGTCTGTCGCGCGTCCGCCGGCCGCGCCGCGAGGCCGGATCCATCCATTCGGATGTTGGGGACGTTGGAGGCCGTCGCCCCCTTGTCGAGCCAGGCCTTGTAGCGGTCGAAAAGGAAGTTCGTGTCCTGCGGGCCGGGGCACGCCTCGGGATGGTATTGGCTGGAAAGTATGGGAAGGCGCTTATGCCGCAAGCCCTCCACCGTACCGTCGTTCGCGTTGACCTCCGTGATGACTATGTCATCGGTCACGGAGCCTGCATCGACGGCGAACCCGTGGTTCTGGCTCGTGATGTAGACGCGACCCGTCTCAAGGTTCTTCACGGGCTGGTTCGCGCCCCGGTGCCCAAACTTCAACTTGAACGTCTTGAGGCCGAACGAGAGCGCAAGAATCTGGTGGCCAAGGCAGATGCCTTGCGTCGGGTACTTCTCGGCGAGGGCGCGAAGCGTCGGGACGGTGTGCTTCAGGATCTCGGGGTGCGCGGGATCCCCTGGGCCGTTCGAGAGGAAGATCCCGTCGGGATGAAGATTGGAAACGTCCTCCGCACGCGCATTCCAGGGGACCTTGTAGACCGTCTTGAACCTCTGCCGGAGGTTTCGGACGATATTCTCCTTGACGCCGGTGTCAAGGAGAGCCACCCTTCCAGATTGCCCTGTTCCTTTGAGTTCCCGAATCTCCTTGACGCTTACGCCGGCGACAAGATTCTCCTTCTCCGGGTGAGGCCTCGATCGGACCTCGCGGACCAGGTCTTCGTCGGTGTTGTCCGTTCCTGGGTCGATCATCGCAAGGAGCGTGCCGCGCTCGCGGACTTTCACCGTCAAGGCGCGGGTGTCGACGCCGGCGATTCCCGGGACCCCGTATTCGCGAAGGAAATCGTCGATGGTCTTCGTGGAATCACGATGCGACGGTTTCCTGCACCATTCCCGCACGACAAAACCCCAGGCCTTGACACCGTCGCTCTCCCCGACGCCGGGGTGGATGCCGTAATTTCCGATGAGCGGGTAGGTCATCATGAGGATCTGGCCCGCATAAGAAGGGTCGGTGAGGGCCTCCTGATAACCGGTCATCCCGGTGTTGAAAACGAGTTCCCCGAACACCGAAGTGTTGGCGCCAAAAGAAGCCCCGCGAAATATTGTGCCGTCCTCCAGCACGAGTCGCGCGGGTGTATCCATCAGATAAGACCTGCGGATAATGAGCGTATGCTATAAAAGGGTTTCAGACGACCCTGGAAGGGTCGATCGTTCCGATGGGGGGAGCTTCGCTCCCCCTAACGTGGGCGCCCAAACGGTCCCTGACGCTCCGGCGGGGCTCCGTGCTTTTCCGAATGGCCCGGGGCCCTCGAGTCTCGCAACCTTCGGTGTTCCGATCCAGCCTTTCTTGCCTACGGTCTCCGGCGCGCCGTCACGATCACGACCGCCGCGAAGAGGGTGGCCGCGAAGGCGAAGATCGATTCGAAGCCGGGGATGCTTCCGCCCTTCGGCTGCGAGACGGTCTCGTTCTTCTGCATCTGCTGCCCCGTGGTCTCGTCGCCGCTCGACGTGTCCTCGGAGGGCGATTGTGCGGTCGCCACGGTGCCGCGGCCAAGCGTTATCTTGTGATCGCTGAAGTGCTCAAGGCCCACGACGACCTGGACGATCGTCTCGTTCGCGGTCACGAAATAATCCGCCTTCGTGGGGTCGAGCGCCTCCTCGATGGTCGTCGCCTCGGTGAGGTCGACGCCGTCGATCTCTATGACGAGCTCAGAGAGCGGCACCGGCAGGGTCTCACGGTCGAACGTAAGGACGACGCTTCGGCCCTCCTCTTCCGTCGAAGCCACATCCACGGTGAGCGATTCATCGGTCACGTTCGAGACCACCAACGTCATATCCTCGCCCGTGTAGTCGGTCACGTCGGTGACGACGTCGCCGTCGCGGGCCAGGAGACTGACCTCTGCGCCGAGTTCGCCTGCCGCGAGCGCGCTTGCGATGTCGAGCCGCGTCTCGCTTTCGAGGCCCTCCTCGGGAATCGCCATGAAATAGGCACCCTCGCCGGCGCCAAGGTTCACGTCGACGGTCCCGTCGCCGAAGTCGGCGTCTGCGGGGACGATCAAGACGCCGCTCGACTCGTCCGGTGAATCGCCTCGCGCGATGACGCGCACGGCGCAATACGCGGTCTCCTTCCTCTCGGTGTCCTGGCAGGCCTCCACGTCGGCCGTGACCGTCTTCGTTTCGGAGCTTGAGAATTCGACCGCGGTCTCGTCACCCACTTGGAACCCCGTGCCGTTGGTCCCCTTGGGCCGGGTGTAGGCTAGTACGCCCGCGCCGTTGTTGTGGAGTTCCACCGTCAGGTTCTCCGTTCCGGCGACCACGGTGCTTCCGGCGGTCGTGACAAGTGGCGTCTCGTCCGAACCCGACGCCCGGACGCTGTCGAAGAACTTCCTTCCGCCGACCTCGAAGTCGGTGACGTTGAAGCCTTGGCCGAAGCGGGCGTTCACGAACTGGCCGCTCATGTTCTCACCGTCAAACGACGGCCGTGCGAAGA is part of the Euryarchaeota archaeon genome and harbors:
- the carB gene encoding carbamoyl-phosphate synthase large subunit, whose translation is MPKRTDLKKIMIIGSGPIVIGQAAEFDFSGSQASLSLREEGYATVIVNSNPATIQTDLETGDVVYIEPLTVESISRIIEKERPQGIMSGMGGQTALNLCSELFEQGVLKEYGVELLGTQPDAIAKSEDRDLFKRTMEEIGEPVPLAHAVKTVKEAVAAAKLLGKYPVLVRPAFTLGGTGGGIAYGEDELAEIAGRGLVYSRIGQVLIEESVLGWQEFEYEVVRDGADNCVIICNMENIDAMGIHTGESIVVAPAQTLSDVDHQKLRSAAIKIIRALKIEGGCNVQFAVDPKTGDYRVIEVNPRVSRSSALASKATGYPIARVAAKIAVGMRLDEIKNPVTGDTPASFEPALDYVITKIPRWPFDKFRTIDRRLGTQMKSTGEVMAIGRTIEESLSKAIRSLETSRTGLECPPFTDAELERELRVPGDIRLYCAAEGLRRGWSVDRICDLSSYDPFFVDKLTNIVEAEEAVGKRLDAGSLRAAKLLGVSDERISELTGKSEDDVRDMRFSSGTVPTFKMVDTCAAEFAANTPYYYSTYESGDELPKTGGRRILIIGSGPIRIGQGIEFDYACVHAAKEVRSMGLEAIMMNNNPETVSTDFDTSTRLYFEPLTLEDVLHVIMRERPEGVILQFGGQTSVNLAMPLAAAIKRHKLACQVLGTPPESIDAAEDREKFNVAMEKLKIPQPRGGVGRNFEEVKDLATRIGYPVLVRPSYVLGGRAMEIVYDESDLQDYMREAVKVSKAHPILVDKYLDNAIEVDVDALCDGTNTFIGGTLEHVEEAGVHSGDATMVLPPQTLSREIMSTIKLYTERIATELGVVGLMNIQYAVKDGKVYILEANPRASRTVPFVSKAAGIPLARIATRLMLGAKLKDLDLRPVSGSLVAVKASVFPFQKLVGVDSILGPEMKSTGEVMGIDADFQRAYYKAMESAYNKLPLAGRVYVTVRDEDKNKVLPLTKELAEMGFQVAATKGTATYLRDFGIPCETVWRISERKSPDVLDLMRSGKVSLIINTPTLSRGARRDGYMMRRLAVELQIPFITTMSAATAAVSAIRAAKEGDFTLRSLKGWLEAGPLPPTKKG
- the carA gene encoding glutamine-hydrolyzing carbamoyl-phosphate synthase small subunit is translated as MDTPARLVLEDGTIFRGASFGANTSVFGELVFNTGMTGYQEALTDPSYAGQILMMTYPLIGNYGIHPGVGESDGVKAWGFVVREWCRKPSHRDSTKTIDDFLREYGVPGIAGVDTRALTVKVRERGTLLAMIDPGTDNTDEDLVREVRSRPHPEKENLVAGVSVKEIRELKGTGQSGRVALLDTGVKENIVRNLRQRFKTVYKVPWNARAEDVSNLHPDGIFLSNGPGDPAHPEILKHTVPTLRALAEKYPTQGICLGHQILALSFGLKTFKLKFGHRGANQPVKNLETGRVYITSQNHGFAVDAGSVTDDIVITEVNANDGTVEGLRHKRLPILSSQYHPEACPGPQDTNFLFDRYKAWLDKGATASNVPNIRMDGSGLAARPADARQTGGAP